Proteins from a single region of Abyssalbus ytuae:
- a CDS encoding class II aldolase/adducin family protein, with protein sequence MSKKINLAHPRDQIITIISRIYKRGMTTTSGGNISIIDNDDNIWVTPSAVDKGSLRPSDIVCVKKDGTVIGRHKPSSEFPFHKAIYEVRPDIKSVIHAHPPALVSFSIVHKTPNTNIISQAKRICGSIGYAKYKLPGSKELGKVIANEFKKGYNAIIMENHGTVLGGSDLTEAFERFETLEFCARTIIYGSQIGTPNYLTDDQISEFEAQAPSIIPEMKETEYPPDEKEKRLEICKIVQRSCQQGLMISSYGTVSMRWRNNDFLITPTDVNRWDMNIDDIVQIKNSKREKGKTPSRATWLHQEIYKRNPNINSIILTQSPYLMSFGITKTYLNVRTIPESWIFLQDVPSLPYGSHFKANIDSNIVENCTKVLIIENDSVIITGDKLLQTFDYLEVAEFTAKSLVIGNSLGSMIPINNSQVEDLRKKFLI encoded by the coding sequence ATGTCAAAGAAAATAAATTTAGCTCATCCGAGAGATCAAATAATTACCATTATTAGCAGAATTTATAAAAGAGGTATGACCACCACTTCTGGAGGAAATATTTCAATTATCGATAATGATGATAATATTTGGGTAACTCCTTCTGCTGTTGACAAAGGCTCTTTAAGACCTTCTGATATTGTATGTGTAAAAAAAGATGGCACTGTTATAGGCAGGCATAAACCTTCCTCCGAATTTCCTTTTCATAAAGCTATTTATGAAGTCCGCCCTGATATAAAATCGGTGATTCATGCACATCCTCCTGCACTTGTGTCATTCAGCATTGTTCATAAAACCCCAAATACAAATATCATATCTCAAGCCAAACGCATTTGTGGTTCCATTGGTTATGCAAAATATAAATTACCAGGAAGTAAAGAGTTAGGAAAAGTTATAGCCAATGAATTCAAAAAAGGCTATAACGCCATTATTATGGAAAATCATGGAACCGTTTTGGGTGGAAGCGATTTAACCGAAGCCTTTGAGCGTTTTGAAACACTGGAATTTTGTGCACGTACCATTATTTATGGTTCACAAATCGGAACTCCAAACTATTTAACCGATGATCAGATTAGTGAATTCGAAGCACAAGCTCCCTCTATAATTCCTGAAATGAAAGAGACTGAATACCCTCCTGATGAAAAAGAAAAACGCCTGGAAATTTGTAAAATAGTTCAACGTTCATGCCAGCAAGGATTAATGATAAGCTCCTATGGCACAGTTTCGATGCGGTGGAGGAACAATGATTTCTTAATCACCCCAACAGATGTAAACCGTTGGGATATGAATATTGATGACATTGTTCAAATTAAGAATAGTAAAAGAGAAAAAGGAAAAACTCCAAGCAGAGCTACCTGGCTTCACCAGGAAATTTATAAACGAAACCCAAATATAAATTCTATCATTTTAACACAATCCCCCTACTTAATGTCTTTCGGAATAACAAAAACATATTTAAATGTCCGGACCATTCCTGAAAGTTGGATTTTTTTACAAGATGTTCCGTCTCTGCCATACGGAAGCCATTTTAAAGCAAATATCGATTCGAACATTGTTGAAAATTGTACTAAAGTTTTGATAATTGAAAACGATTCCGTGATAATTACCGGTGATAAATTATTACAAACATTTGATTATCTGGAAGTGGCTGAATTTACTGCAAAATCCCTTGTAATAGGCAATTCTCTGGGAAGTATGATTCCGATAAACAATAGTCAAGTTGAAGATTTAAGAAAAAAGTTTTTAATTTAA
- a CDS encoding alpha-hydroxy acid oxidase — MTLKINTRYPSIDDLRNKAKKKIPKFAFEYLDGGCNEDVNLNKNTSELRKVELKPYYLTKHTKSEMKTTLFGHQYDAPFGIAPVGLQGLMWPNSAEILAKAAFKHNIPFILSTVTTSSIERIGKITEGKAWFQLYHPAEEKLRNDILKRAEAAEYSVLVLLSDVPTFGYRPRDIKNGLAMPPKMSLRNILQILSRPEWTVQTLLKGQPNFATLKPYIPPGLNMKQLGKFMDQTFNGRLNEEKIAPIRDMWKGKIVLKGVASEEDTETAIKLGLDGIIVSNHGGRQLDAGQSTIKPLVPIAQKYGDKIKIMMDSGLRSGPDVARALASGAQFTFLGRTFMYGVSALGKKGGDHTISILKNQLQQVMEQICCENTNDFPLHLVK, encoded by the coding sequence ATGACTCTAAAAATCAACACCCGTTACCCCTCTATAGATGATTTGAGAAATAAGGCAAAAAAGAAAATTCCAAAATTTGCTTTCGAATATCTGGATGGAGGCTGTAATGAAGATGTAAACTTGAATAAAAATACATCAGAACTGAGAAAAGTAGAACTTAAACCTTACTACTTAACCAAACATACAAAGTCGGAGATGAAAACCACCTTGTTTGGCCATCAATATGATGCTCCTTTTGGCATAGCTCCGGTGGGACTGCAAGGACTTATGTGGCCAAATTCAGCTGAAATACTTGCAAAAGCAGCATTTAAACATAATATTCCGTTCATTTTAAGCACAGTTACAACCAGTAGCATAGAGAGGATTGGGAAAATTACCGAAGGGAAAGCATGGTTCCAGTTGTATCATCCTGCCGAGGAAAAATTAAGAAATGATATTCTAAAAAGAGCCGAAGCAGCAGAATATTCGGTTTTAGTATTATTAAGTGATGTCCCGACTTTTGGATATAGACCACGCGATATAAAAAATGGGTTGGCAATGCCTCCAAAAATGTCTTTAAGAAATATTTTACAAATCTTAAGTAGACCTGAATGGACAGTTCAAACTTTACTAAAAGGACAACCAAATTTCGCCACATTAAAACCTTACATCCCTCCCGGGCTTAACATGAAACAATTGGGTAAATTCATGGATCAAACATTTAACGGCCGGCTTAATGAAGAAAAAATTGCCCCCATACGTGATATGTGGAAAGGCAAAATAGTACTAAAAGGAGTGGCAAGTGAAGAAGATACAGAAACTGCAATAAAACTGGGATTAGATGGTATTATAGTATCCAATCACGGCGGAAGGCAACTTGATGCCGGTCAATCAACCATAAAACCTTTAGTACCCATAGCACAAAAATACGGAGACAAAATTAAAATCATGATGGATAGCGGTCTTCGTTCGGGTCCGGATGTTGCCAGAGCTTTAGCCAGTGGTGCCCAATTTACCTTTTTAGGAAGAACATTTATGTATGGAGTTTCCGCATTAGGAAAAAAAGGAGGTGATCATACTATTTCGATCCTCAAAAACCAATTACAACAGGTTATGGAACAAATATGTTGTGAAAACACAAATGATTTTCCATTACACCTTGTAAAATAA
- a CDS encoding purine-cytosine permease family protein, producing the protein MSQFNIEEEVITNNSNEFEREPVPNSKLKSWKSFLGMYAGEHAAGTEFMIGPLFLTVGVSAFDLIVGLFLGNLLAVLCWRYLTAHIAVKNRLTLYYQLEKICGKKLVVIYNLANGILFCFLAGSMITVSATAVGIPFNMEMPKLTDVMPNGTTWIMIVLLLGTLISIIAAKGYDTVSKAANYMSPIIVLAFLACGIVALNQLEVKSLSDFWNIWGNGSEPFPGQIKYTFWHVMIWSWFANSAMHIGMSDLSVFRYAKSEKSGWTTAAGMYIGHYMAWIAAALLYAVYLKTPEAQTFLSNGEAPPVAPGPLAYKAIGVFGIIAVILAGWTTANPTIYRAGLAFQAIIPKTSTFGVTILAGTIATIAGIFPAFAMKLLGFVALYGFILAPVGAIVVFDYYLSKKYSVIPFYAEKSKIGFNYPVLWAWGISFALFYFISVKFDIFLSFVTLPAWLSCGILFLFFSKRYQRKKSYQHV; encoded by the coding sequence ATGAGTCAATTTAATATTGAAGAAGAAGTAATTACCAACAATAGTAATGAATTTGAAAGAGAACCTGTCCCCAATTCAAAATTAAAGAGTTGGAAAAGTTTTTTAGGAATGTATGCAGGAGAACACGCTGCCGGAACCGAGTTTATGATTGGCCCTCTTTTCCTTACGGTGGGTGTTAGTGCTTTTGACCTTATCGTTGGTTTGTTTCTTGGAAATTTATTGGCTGTATTATGCTGGAGGTATTTAACTGCCCATATTGCCGTAAAAAACCGTTTGACATTATATTACCAGTTAGAAAAAATTTGTGGCAAAAAATTAGTAGTTATATACAACCTGGCCAACGGAATCCTTTTTTGCTTCCTGGCGGGTTCTATGATTACTGTATCAGCAACAGCTGTAGGAATACCTTTCAATATGGAGATGCCAAAGTTAACTGATGTAATGCCAAACGGAACTACCTGGATTATGATCGTATTATTATTAGGGACCTTAATATCAATTATTGCAGCGAAAGGTTATGATACTGTTTCAAAAGCCGCCAATTATATGTCACCAATAATAGTACTGGCATTTTTAGCCTGTGGAATTGTTGCTTTAAATCAATTGGAAGTAAAAAGTTTATCTGATTTCTGGAATATATGGGGAAATGGTTCTGAGCCCTTTCCCGGACAAATAAAATATACTTTTTGGCATGTAATGATATGGTCTTGGTTTGCTAACAGTGCCATGCACATCGGAATGTCTGATTTATCGGTATTTAGATATGCCAAGAGTGAAAAATCAGGGTGGACAACTGCTGCCGGCATGTATATAGGACATTATATGGCGTGGATTGCCGCTGCTTTATTGTATGCCGTCTACCTGAAAACTCCCGAGGCTCAAACCTTTTTATCTAATGGAGAGGCACCTCCCGTGGCTCCCGGACCTTTGGCCTATAAAGCTATAGGCGTTTTTGGAATCATTGCTGTTATTTTAGCAGGATGGACAACTGCCAATCCAACCATTTACAGGGCAGGACTTGCTTTTCAGGCCATTATACCCAAAACTTCCACATTTGGGGTTACTATCCTGGCCGGAACTATTGCTACTATTGCCGGAATATTTCCTGCCTTTGCCATGAAACTGTTAGGTTTTGTGGCATTGTACGGGTTTATTCTTGCTCCTGTAGGGGCTATAGTAGTTTTTGATTACTACCTCTCAAAAAAATATAGTGTAATACCATTTTATGCCGAAAAAAGTAAAATTGGTTTTAACTATCCTGTTTTATGGGCCTGGGGAATAAGTTTTGCACTTTTTTATTTCATCTCTGTAAAATTTGATATATTCCTAAGTTTCGTAACCCTGCCCGCCTGGTTATCATGTGGAATTCTCTTCCTGTTTTTTAGTAAAAGGTATCAAAGAAAAAAATCTTATCAGCATGTATAG
- the rhaM gene encoding L-rhamnose mutarotase, producing the protein MYRNAFIMKLKPGNVDEYKKRHDAIWPELKQVLSEAGISDYSIFLDENSLTLFAFQKIKIPNQVTTLHKHPLMKKWWAYMADLMETNTDLSPVVHTLEEVFHMD; encoded by the coding sequence ATGTATAGAAATGCATTTATTATGAAATTGAAACCCGGCAATGTAGACGAATATAAAAAAAGACATGATGCTATCTGGCCAGAGTTAAAACAGGTTCTATCAGAAGCCGGTATAAGTGATTATTCTATTTTTTTAGATGAAAACTCATTAACACTTTTTGCCTTTCAAAAAATAAAAATTCCTAATCAGGTTACTACATTACATAAACATCCCCTTATGAAAAAATGGTGGGCATATATGGCTGATTTAATGGAAACAAATACCGATCTTTCTCCGGTTGTTCATACTTTAGAAGAAGTTTTTCATATGGACTAA
- a CDS encoding DUF4861 family protein, whose translation MNKISNQLILVFIIFFIGSCKEKVKDVNVAKKETDTLEVQKVLSPKTYAEISIKEGGNWIGRKYEGGTFVNVQSLNVPEEHTDHSYFIRYEGPGWESNKVGYRLYLDWRNAIDIFGKTTDSLILKKVGQSGFDSYHELSDWGMDILKVGEGLGIGSIGRHINGKVLHFNQVDSTKVNVFNETGESGVEIDYYGWKTNKKTVDLKSFLSIKPDSRITKHKVVLSDSLTGLCTGIVKQGVEMVNKESENKQWGYIATYGKQTLVPDNLGMAIFYSTQDVRTITDTKFDYIIEFNPTVLECEFYFLAAWEKENKGIKTRQEFIDYLDEKLNELNTSNNFY comes from the coding sequence ATGAATAAAATATCAAACCAGCTTATCTTAGTATTTATTATTTTTTTTATCGGTTCATGTAAAGAAAAGGTCAAAGATGTAAATGTTGCCAAAAAAGAAACAGATACTTTAGAGGTTCAAAAAGTCTTATCCCCTAAAACTTATGCCGAAATTTCCATAAAGGAAGGAGGAAATTGGATAGGCAGAAAGTACGAGGGAGGAACATTTGTTAATGTACAAAGCTTAAATGTTCCGGAAGAACATACTGATCACTCGTATTTTATAAGGTATGAAGGCCCGGGTTGGGAAAGTAATAAAGTAGGTTACCGGTTATACCTGGATTGGAGAAACGCTATCGATATCTTTGGAAAGACTACGGATAGTCTTATCTTGAAGAAAGTAGGACAGAGCGGATTTGATTCTTATCATGAATTAAGTGATTGGGGAATGGATATTCTGAAAGTTGGTGAAGGGTTGGGTATAGGATCGATTGGAAGACATATAAATGGAAAAGTACTTCACTTTAATCAGGTTGATTCTACCAAAGTAAATGTTTTTAATGAAACAGGGGAGTCAGGCGTTGAAATTGATTATTATGGTTGGAAAACGAATAAAAAAACAGTTGACCTGAAATCATTCTTGTCTATCAAGCCGGATTCTCGTATTACAAAACACAAGGTTGTTCTAAGTGATAGTTTAACCGGCCTTTGTACAGGAATTGTTAAGCAAGGAGTGGAAATGGTAAATAAAGAAAGTGAAAATAAACAATGGGGTTATATAGCTACTTATGGAAAACAAACATTGGTTCCTGATAATTTAGGAATGGCTATTTTTTATTCTACACAAGATGTCAGGACAATAACCGATACAAAATTTGATTATATTATTGAGTTCAATCCCACAGTTTTAGAATGTGAATTTTATTTTCTGGCTGCCTGGGAAAAAGAGAACAAGGGCATTAAAACCCGTCAGGAATTTATTGATTATCTGGATGAAAAATTAAATGAGTTAAATACGAGTAATAATTTTTATTAA
- a CDS encoding LacI family DNA-binding transcriptional regulator encodes MDEKTTIYDIAKKLNITAATVSRALNDNPRISKKTRDLVKETAAKMNYKQNKLALALKRGKSYNVGVIVPHINRNFFSSVIRGVEEELYPQGYHVIISQTHEIESKEIETINTLLNAQVDGIIMSISKATIGVEHFSRVLKKNIPLVFFDRKKDIAGVSSVTVDDFKGSYLATKHLIEQGCKRICHFSGDQALDIYKNRFEGYKKALLDSNIEFNEEYVTEVMSDLEDGKKTIQKMMKLKNPPDALFSSSDFAALGAIQQLKADGIQIPEEFCVVGFSNEPFTKFMELSISSVDQSPKEMGRMAAKVFLEQVGDSQNVKIEKKVVLSPKLHIRKSSSRK; translated from the coding sequence ATGGATGAAAAAACTACAATTTATGATATAGCTAAAAAACTTAATATTACAGCTGCTACTGTTTCCAGAGCGTTGAATGATAATCCAAGAATCAGTAAAAAAACCCGGGATCTGGTAAAGGAAACAGCAGCTAAAATGAACTATAAGCAAAATAAACTTGCACTTGCACTTAAAAGGGGGAAAAGCTATAATGTTGGTGTTATTGTGCCACACATAAACAGGAATTTCTTTTCTTCGGTCATAAGAGGGGTTGAAGAAGAATTATACCCACAGGGATATCATGTTATTATTTCTCAAACCCATGAAATAGAAAGTAAAGAGATTGAAACTATAAATACTTTACTCAATGCCCAGGTTGATGGTATCATTATGTCTATATCAAAAGCTACCATTGGGGTTGAACATTTTTCAAGAGTCCTGAAAAAAAACATTCCTTTAGTTTTTTTTGATAGAAAAAAAGATATTGCAGGTGTGAGTTCTGTGACCGTTGATGACTTTAAAGGAAGCTATTTGGCAACTAAGCATCTTATTGAACAAGGGTGCAAACGCATATGTCATTTTTCAGGAGATCAGGCTCTTGATATATACAAAAATCGCTTTGAAGGCTATAAAAAAGCATTACTTGACAGTAATATTGAGTTTAATGAAGAATATGTGACAGAAGTTATGAGTGACCTTGAAGATGGTAAAAAAACCATACAAAAGATGATGAAATTAAAAAATCCTCCGGATGCCCTTTTTTCATCAAGTGATTTTGCTGCTTTAGGAGCTATTCAACAACTAAAAGCTGACGGAATACAAATACCTGAAGAATTTTGTGTTGTGGGGTTCAGTAACGAACCTTTTACAAAATTCATGGAATTATCCATTTCTTCAGTAGATCAATCCCCAAAAGAAATGGGAAGAATGGCAGCTAAAGTATTCCTTGAACAGGTAGGAGATTCTCAAAATGTAAAAATTGAAAAAAAGGTGGTGCTTTCACCTAAATTACATATCAGAAAATCATCATCGAGAAAATAA
- a CDS encoding UxaA family hydrolase: MKKKLIKVHPSDNVAVALENLKEGETIDFDGEEIKILVDTKAKHKIALEGFDTESRIIMYGVLVGKANRKILKGEVLTINNVNHQSEKVIKKTATIGWESPNIEKWKNKTFLGYHREDGQVGTANVWLFFPLVFCENRNVEILKDVFEKELLNQKSNKHRLLLRSLIHGEEFNEKETESQRILDNVEVKFITHQAGCGGIRQDAESLAKLLAGYVNNPNVAGCTVLSLGCQNLQIQIFKDALEQINPNIKKPILIYEQQKMGTVDKMLEVIIKESFDAIKEANKIQRKPALLSKLKIGLECGGSDGFSGISANPVLGHVSDLLVALKGTAVLSEFPELCGVEQELVNRCVEEDKANKFLDLMKAFEKSVVDAGSGFDMNPSPGNIKDGLITDAMKSAGAAKKAGTSPIVDVLDYGEYIAKSGLNLLCTPGNDVESTTAMAGSGANIILFTTGLGTPTGNPVVPVIKVSSNTQLAEKMPDIIDFDAGSIIKGNSTIEEMGENLMELIVEVASGKIRTKAMQLHQNDFIPWRRGVSL; this comes from the coding sequence ATGAAAAAGAAGTTGATAAAAGTACATCCATCAGATAATGTAGCAGTAGCACTTGAAAATTTAAAAGAAGGAGAAACTATTGATTTTGATGGAGAAGAAATAAAAATACTTGTTGATACAAAAGCAAAACATAAAATAGCTTTAGAAGGTTTTGACACCGAAAGCCGAATTATCATGTATGGAGTGTTGGTAGGTAAAGCAAACCGTAAAATTTTAAAAGGAGAAGTACTCACAATTAATAATGTAAACCACCAAAGTGAAAAGGTAATAAAGAAAACTGCAACAATAGGTTGGGAATCACCTAATATAGAAAAGTGGAAAAATAAAACTTTTTTAGGATATCATCGAGAAGATGGACAAGTTGGTACAGCCAATGTTTGGCTTTTCTTTCCCTTAGTTTTTTGTGAAAACAGAAACGTTGAAATATTAAAAGATGTGTTTGAAAAAGAATTGCTTAACCAAAAATCTAACAAACATAGATTACTTTTAAGGTCGCTAATACATGGTGAAGAGTTCAATGAAAAAGAAACGGAATCGCAAAGAATCCTTGATAATGTCGAAGTAAAATTTATCACACATCAAGCAGGCTGCGGAGGAATACGTCAAGACGCAGAATCCTTGGCAAAATTATTAGCAGGATATGTAAATAATCCTAATGTTGCCGGGTGTACAGTCTTAAGTTTAGGATGTCAAAATCTTCAAATACAGATTTTTAAAGATGCTTTAGAGCAAATTAATCCAAATATAAAAAAGCCGATACTTATTTACGAACAACAAAAAATGGGTACGGTCGACAAGATGCTGGAAGTAATCATTAAAGAGTCTTTTGATGCTATTAAAGAAGCAAACAAAATCCAAAGAAAACCTGCATTACTCTCAAAGCTAAAAATTGGTCTGGAATGTGGGGGATCTGATGGTTTTTCAGGGATTTCTGCTAATCCGGTTCTTGGTCATGTGTCCGATTTGTTAGTCGCTTTAAAGGGTACGGCAGTTTTATCAGAATTTCCGGAATTATGTGGTGTAGAGCAAGAATTGGTAAATAGATGTGTAGAAGAAGATAAAGCAAACAAATTTTTAGATCTGATGAAGGCTTTTGAAAAATCGGTTGTTGATGCTGGTTCGGGTTTTGATATGAATCCATCCCCCGGAAATATTAAAGACGGACTTATAACAGATGCAATGAAGTCTGCTGGAGCAGCTAAAAAAGCAGGAACTTCTCCCATAGTAGATGTTCTGGATTATGGTGAATACATTGCTAAAAGTGGTCTGAATTTGTTATGTACCCCGGGTAATGATGTAGAAAGTACTACAGCGATGGCTGGCTCAGGGGCAAATATTATTCTATTTACTACAGGGCTGGGAACACCTACCGGAAATCCTGTAGTTCCAGTGATAAAAGTTTCATCAAATACACAATTGGCTGAAAAAATGCCTGACATAATAGACTTTGATGCAGGTTCTATAATTAAGGGTAACAGTACAATTGAAGAAATGGGCGAAAATCTGATGGAGCTGATTGTTGAGGTTGCCAGTGGTAAAATAAGAACAAAAGCTATGCAGTTGCATCAGAATGATTTTATTCCCTGGCGACGAGGAGTTTCTTTGTAG